A window of Microbacterium hominis genomic DNA:
GCGAAGAACATCACGATCTACGACAAGCTCGACCAGCCGGTGCCGATCTACATCGGCGCCGCCGGCCCGGCCGCGACGCGCCTCGCGGGCCGGATCGCCGACGGCTTCATCACCACCTCGGGCAAGAAGCGCGAGCTCTACACCGACACGCTGCTGCCGGCGCTCGAGGAGGGCCTGTCGAAGGAGGGCCGCGCACCGGGATCGATCGACACCCTCATGGAGATCAAGGTCTCGCTCGACGAGACGCTCGAGGCCGCGCAGGAGAAGACGCGGTTCTGGGCTCCGCTGGCGCTCACGCCCGAGGAGAAGATGGGCATCGACGACCCGATCGAGATGCAGCGGCTCGGCGAGGAACTGCCGATCGAGCGCGCGGCGTCGCGGTTCATCGTCTCGGACGACCCCGACGAGCACGTCGAACGGATCGCCTGGTACGTGTCGCTGGGCTTCCGGCACCTGGTCTTCCACGACCCCGGCCACGACCAGGAGGCGTTCCTGCGCCGCTACGGCACCGAGATCCTGCCGCGACTGCGCGCGCGGTTCGGAGCGTGACGGCGAGCCCGGCCGCCGCGGGCTGGGCGGTCGTCGTGCCGGTCAAGGATCCGGCCCGGGGGAAGTCCCGCCTGTCCGTCGACGGGGTGGACCGCGCGACGCTGGCACGGGCGATCGCGCTCGACACCGTCGCGGCGGTGGCGGTGTGCGACGAGGTCGCGCGGGTGATCGTGGTCACCGACGACGCCGCCCTGCCCGCGCACGCGGGCGACATCCCCGGCGTGCGGTGGGTCGATGAGACGTTCGCCCGCGAGCGCGCCGCGGCC
This region includes:
- the fgd gene encoding glucose-6-phosphate dehydrogenase (coenzyme-F420), which encodes MMIPIRFGYKASAEQFGPGELLDYAVLAEEVGFDSVFISDHLQPWLHEGGHAPASIPWLGALGARTSKVLIGTSVLTPTFRYNPTVVAQDFATLGVLYPGRVILGVGTGEALNEANLGITWPEPPERFQRLKEAIGLIRRLWSEDRVNFDGTYYHAKNITIYDKLDQPVPIYIGAAGPAATRLAGRIADGFITTSGKKRELYTDTLLPALEEGLSKEGRAPGSIDTLMEIKVSLDETLEAAQEKTRFWAPLALTPEEKMGIDDPIEMQRLGEELPIERAASRFIVSDDPDEHVERIAWYVSLGFRHLVFHDPGHDQEAFLRRYGTEILPRLRARFGA